In Quercus lobata isolate SW786 chromosome 12, ValleyOak3.0 Primary Assembly, whole genome shotgun sequence, a genomic segment contains:
- the LOC115970417 gene encoding zinc finger MYM-type protein 1-like → MVPSAAAALVIKVLKEPERDRKKTKNIKHNGNISLDDVIEIAKLIDIMENPDHNNESRSNPKRTRIEVDVTNLPTDPGLAFRGHDESKDSNNQGNFLELLWFLAKHNEEIDKTVLENAPKNHQMTSPNIQKEIANVAVVETINVIIKDIGDSLFSIIVDESRDISTKEQLAIALNYVDKLGNVNEHFLGITHVNNTIAVTLKSAIEEVFNKHSLSISRLRGQGYNRASNMRDCNLFNLVAKVFNIVGASCKRCDILREKHSAEVIEALKNNEIPTGRGLNQEMSLKRLGDTHYSSHYGAPVNFIHMFSSVIDVIETIIEDGLDSDKRAEANILIGLLQTFEFVFDLHLMKGVLGISNELSQALQRKDQDIMNAMKLVDISKQCLQVMGDDEWNSLVEEVSAFCAKNNINVPDMDDLYQPRP, encoded by the exons ATGGTGCCCTCCGCCGCCGCAGCACTAGTCATCAAGGTGCTGAAGGAGCCGGAGCGCGACCggaagaagacgaagaacatCAAGCACAACGGTAACATCTCGCTCGACGATGTCATCGAGATCGCTAAG TTAATTGACATTATGGAAAATCCTGATCATAATAATGAGTCCAGATCAAATCCTAAACGAACTCGTATCGAAGTGGACGTTACAAATCTTCCCACAGATCCTg GATTAGCATTTCGTGGCCATGATGAATCTAAAGACTCCAATAATCaaggaaattttcttgaattattaTGGTTTCTTGCAAAGCATAATGAAGAAATTGATAAGACAGTCCTCGAAAATGCTCCTAAAAATCATCAAATGACCTCTCCTAATATccaaaaagaaatagcaaatgTTGCAGTTGTTGAGACAATAAATGTTATTATTAAAGATATTGGAGACtcattattttctattatagtTGATGAATCACGTGATATATCTACTAAAGAACAATTGGCAATTGCTTTGAATTATGTAGACAAATTGGGAAATGTGAATGAGCACTTTTTAGGCATTACACATGTTAATAATACAATAGCAGTGACACTAAAGAGTGCAATTGAGgaagtatttaataaacatagcTTAAGCATTAGTAGATTGAGGGGACAAGGCTACAACAGGGCAAGCAACATGCGAG ATTGCAACCTTTTTAACTTGGTTGCAAAGGTATTCAATATTGTTGGAGCATCATGCAAACGTTGTGATATTCTTCGCGAAAAACATAGTGCTGAAGTTATAGAAGcactaaaaaataatgaaattccAACTGGTCGTGGCTTGAATCAAGAAATGAGTTTAAAAAGGCTTGGAGATACACATTATAGTTCTCATTATGGTGCACCTGTTAATTTCATTCATATGTTTTCTTCTGTAATTGATGTGATTGAAACTATTATAGAAGATGGTTTAGATTCTGATAAGAGAGCAGAAGCAAATATCTTAATTGGTTTACTCCAAACATTTGAATTCGTGTTTGATTTACATTTGATGAAAGGTGTGCTTGGCATAAGTAATGAGTTGTCACAGGCATTACAACGAAAAGATCAAGATATTATGAATGCTATGAAGTTGGTTGACATTTCAAAGCAATGTTTACAGGTCATGGGAGATGATGAGTGGAACTCTTTGGTAGAGGAGGTTTCTGCATTTTgtgcaaaaaataatattaatgttCCTGATATGGATGATTTATATCAACCTCGGCCATGA
- the LOC115970415 gene encoding TMV resistance protein N-like gives MAQKTCSSSSSSIQTWSWDVFVALYRNGIRTFRDDREIETEEAIWTELEKAIVTSRIDVIVFSRNYAASSRCLKELEKIMECRRSLKQIGSLEKVFASHEERFGLDKVRRWRAALTEAANLCGEDLQDASHRQRGLGSCLVLEWVPQETLCRVFADDTLVLCDADLGQILFPRLVLFWFEVVSGLKINMVKSELVPVGVVPNIADMVDVLGCKQGSLLAKYLGLPLGANVRNRSIWNPIIEKMERSFESTFMEEIIKDIFNKLDLAYFRVATYPVGIESRLQGLDRLLSRDSGDVCMVGILGIGGMGKTTMAKAIYNLLHSEFEESCFLGDVRETAKQPDGLIKLQKKILSSVQVNDGRKISHVDQGTMVIKERVWSKRVLLVLDDVDHQEQLDKLAVRRNYFQPGSRIIITMRNESLLNLFEVDERYMPPKLNHHESLLLFSWHAFRKDQPNEDFEELSKEVVGYAERLPLALEVLGSLLSDKKKSEWESALQRLKVTIPCKIQEKLKE, from the exons ATGGCTCAAAAAACCtgttcatcatcatcttcatccaTCCAAACGTGGAGTTGGGATGTCTTTGTTGCTCTATACCGGAATGGGATTCGCACCTTCAGAGATGACCGTGAGATAGAGACAGAAGAAGCTATCTGGACCGAGCTTGAGAAGGCAATCGTGACATCCAGGATTGATGTTATAGTGTTTTCGAGAAACTACGCTGCTTCAAGCAGGTGTCTCAAGGAGCTGGAAAAAATCATGGAATGCAGACGGAGCTTGAAGCAGATT GGGAGTTTGGAGAAGGTATTTGCCAGTCATGAGGAGCGATTCGGATTAGACAAGGTGCGGAGGTGGAGGGCTGCTTTGACTGAGGCTGCAAACTTGTGTGGGGAAGACTTGCAAGATGCTTCACATCG GCAACGAGGGTTGGGCTCATGTCTGGTATTAGAGTGGGTCCCACAGGAAACTCTTTGCAGAGTCTTTGCTGATGATACCCTGGTCTTATGTGATGCTGATCTTGGTCAGATTTTGTTTCCCCGGCTGGTGCTGTTTTGGTTTGAAGTAGTTTCTGGGCTGAAAATTAATATGGTTAAGTCTGAATTGGTCCCTGTGGGTGTGGTTCCAAATATAGCAGATATGGTGGATGTGCTAGGGTGCAAGCAAGGCTCCTTGCTGGCGAAATATTTAGGTCTTCCATTGGGTGCTAATGTTAGAAATAGATCTATTTGGAATCCAATTATTGAGAAGATGGAGAGGAG TTTTGAGTCAACATTTATGGAGGAAATTATTAAAGATATTTTCAATAAACTAGATCTGGCATACTTCAGGGTTGCAACCTACCCAGTTGGGATTGAGTCTCGACTGCAAGGTCTCGACAGGCTGTTAAGCAGGGATTCAGGTGATGTTTGCATGGTCGGCATTTTGGGCATTGGTGGCATGGGGAAAACAACAATGGCCAAAGCTATCTATAACCTACTTCACAGTGAATTCGAAGAAAGTTGCTTTCTTGGAGATGTAAGAGAAACTGCTAAGCAACCAGATGGTCTGATAAAATTACAGAAGAAAATTCTCTCCAGTGTCCAAGTAAATGATGGTAGAAAAATAAGTCATGTTGATCAAGGAACTATGGTAATAAAAGAGAGAGTATGGTCTAAAAGGGTTCTTCTTGTTCTAGATGATGTGGATCATCAGGAACAATTGGACAAATTAGCTGTAAGGCGTAATTATTTTCAACCAGGAAGTAGAATTATCATTACAATGAGAAATGAGTCTTTGCTAAATTTGTTTGAGGTGGATGAGAGATATATGCCACCAAAATTGAATCACCATGAGTCACTTCTGCTCTTCAGTTGGCATGCCTTTAGAAAAGACCAACCTAATGAAGATTTTGAAGAGCTTTCAAAGGAAGTAGTAGGTTATGCCGAAAGGCTTCCATTGGCACTTGAAGTTTTGGGTTCTCTTTTGTCAGACAAGAAAAAATCTGAATGGGAAAGTGCATTGCAGAGATTAAAAGTAACAATTCCCTGTAAAATCCAAGAAAAACTTAAAGAGTAA
- the LOC115970940 gene encoding disease resistance protein RPP2B-like, whose amino-acid sequence MTSLEELLLNDCTSLVEVHQSIEFLQKLVVLDLNNCSKLRNLPPGICKLKSLKYLTVSGYSKLDMVLDSEGSPSKSWYSLFSSWADPLRSPASISSLISLQDFSSIRKLFLQESNLAHLPDDLGCLVSLVGLNLSGNNFSSIPASISLLAKLKYLNLNRCRRLQSIPELPISLEALYANNCKSLKRLSIGSECPSSPELRFLNCSKQFKNNFACDLKKSILHYKELSTLGDFNVFLHGADDVPDLFNCQHSGSVLSFVVPPLENQKLRGCFLCVSFASLNCDIHGFSVVCELSNITKNLEGRYHEMNPLVITGEDFMWFNYIPLPYLDFQLEVGDV is encoded by the exons ATGACTAGTCTTGAAGAGCTGTTGCTTAATGATTGTACAAGTTTAGTTGAAGTTCACCAGTCTATTGAATTTCTCCAAAAACTAGTTGTCTTGGATCTTAAcaactgttcaaaacttaggaATCTTCCGCCTGGTATTTGCAAATTGAAATCTCTAAAATATCTTACTGTCTCAGGCTACTCAAAGCTAGATATGGTGCTGGACTCTGAAGGATCACCATCAAAATCATGGTATTCACTCTTCTCATCTTGGGCAGATCCATTACGAAGTCCAGCTTCCATAAGTTCACTGATCTCTTTACAAGATTTTAGTTCCATAAGAAAATTATTTCTACAGGAATCCAACTTGGCTCATCTTCCAGATGACCTAGGGTGTCTAGTCTCATTGGTAGGTTTAAATCTAAGTGGAAACAATTTTTCTAGCATACCAGCTAGCATCAGTCTCCTGGCTAAACTCAAGTATCTTAATTTGAATCGATGTAGAAGACTTCAATCAATTCCTGAGCTTCCAATAAGTTTGGAAGCCTTGTATGCAAACAATTGCAAATCCTTGAAGAGGCTATCAATTGGATCGGAGTGTCCAAGTTCACCAGAGTTGAGATTTTTAAACTGCTCCAAACAATTCAAGAACAATTTTGCTTGTGATCTCAAGAAGAGCATCCTCCATTACAAG GAACTGTCTACACTTGGTGATTTCAATGTTTTCCTTCATGGGGCAGACGATGTTCCTGACTTATTCAATTGCCAACATAGTGGATCAGTTTTGTCTTTTGTCGTGCCCCCACTAGAGAATCAGAAGCTCCGAGGGTGCTTTTTATGTGTTTCGTTTGCAAGTCTCAATTGTGATATTCATGGATTCTCTGTTGTCTGTGAATTGAGTAATATTACCAAGAACCTTGAGGGGCGCTATCATGAAATGAATCCACTTGTAATAACCGGTGAAGATTTCATGTGGTTCAATTATATTCCACTACCTTATTTGGATTTTCAGTTGGAAGTTGGGGATGTCTAG
- the LOC115970416 gene encoding uncharacterized protein LOC115970416, which translates to MSRVDWALVSLDWEDHFGNVSQRVLLWIIYDHCPLLLEAGGFRRGHYAFKFENMWLKAEGFVERVQQWWNGYCFVGSPSFILAQNLKALKGDLKKWNREEFGDWAFSKKVCCLNYWSWMLFQRYGSFRLRNRPRCTQIRWDIEYLASLEEIFWRQKSRVLFVKEGDNNTRFFHRLANSHRRANQINNIEVDGVVYEDEMEVHSQVVQFYQVLYQETKMQCPSMDGLDFSCIGEEERLSLVRAFSKEEVI; encoded by the coding sequence ATGTCTAGAGTTGATTGGGCTTTGGTTTCTTTGGATTGGGAGGATCATTTTGGGAATGTATCTCAAAGGGTGCTTCTCTGGATTATTTATGATCATTGTCCACTCTTGTTGGAAGCTGGTGGTTTTCGTAGGGGACATTATGCTTTtaaatttgagaatatgtggttgaAAGCCGAGGGTTTTGTTGAGAGAGTTCAGCAATGGTGGAATGGGTACTGTTTTGTGGGGTCTCCAAGTTTCATTTTAGCCCAGAATCTAAAGGCTCTTAAAGGTGATCTTAAGAAGTGGAATAGGGAGGAGTTTGGTGACTGGGCTTTTAGTAAAAAAGTTTGTTGTCTGAATTACTGGAGCTGGATGCTATTTCAGAGGTACGGGAGCTTTCGATTGAGGAACAGGCCTCGTTGTACACAAATTAGATGGGATATTGAGTATTTAGCTTCCTTGGAGGAGATTTTTTGGAGACAAAAATCTCGAGTTTTGTTTGTGAAGGAGGGGGACAACAATACTCGCTTCTTTCACAGATTAGCAAATTCCCATAGAAGAGCTAATCAGATTAACAATATTGAGGTGGATGGGGTTGTATATGAGGATGAGATGGAGGTGCATTCTCAGGTGGTTCAATTCTACCAAGTTTTGTATCAGGAGACTAAGATGCAGTGCCCATCTATGGATGGGTTGGATTTTTCTTGTATAGGGGAAGAAGAGAGATTGTCTTTAGTGAGGGCTTTCTCTAAGGAGGAAGTCATCTAG
- the LOC115970414 gene encoding uncharacterized protein LOC115970414, whose product MPQVENYDGNKDPLDHLESFKTLIRLQGLLDEIMYKAFPTTLKGPIRIWFSRLTPNSISSFKELSTQFASHFIGGHRYKKSTTCLMNIKQREDEMLRSYITRFNKEALSIDEANDKILVATFTNELWKGKFLFSLYKNDPKTMSDVLYRATKYMNAEDALLAHEEKPKKRERQEEAQQDRGRKMARIGDKRDDRRFEPPTGRFTNFTPLNTSIDQFLMQIKDEGALTFLGKLKGDPSKRPRDKYCCFHRDHGHGTFYCYDLKQQIEALIRQGKLQKFVGKEGTEQNQGAPARRQNE is encoded by the coding sequence ATGCCGCAGGTGGAGAACTACGACGGAAACAAGGACCCGTTGGACCACTTGGAGTCTTTCAAGACCCTAATTCGCCTTCAGGGGTTACTAGACGAGATCATGTACAAAGCCTTCCCCACCACATTGAAGGGCCCCATAAGGATCTGGTTCAGCAGGTTGACGCCTAACTCCATTAGTTCCTTCAAAGAGCTAAGCACCCAGTTCGCCTCGCACTTCATCGGGGGACACAGGTACAAGAAATCTACTACATGCCTGATGAACATTAAGCAACGGGAGGATGAGATGCTAAGGTCCTACATAACTCGTTTTAACAAGGAAGCACTTTCGATTGACGAGGCTAATGACAAAATCCTAGTAGCAACCTTCACAAACGAGCTATGGAAGGGTAAGTTTTTATTCTCCTTGTACAAGAATGACCCGAAAACCATGTCGGAtgtgctttacagggccacaaagtacatgaatgctgaagatGCATTGCTGGCACACGAAGAGAAAcctaagaagagagagaggcaagAGGAAGCCCAGCAGGATAGGGGTAGAAAGATGGCTAGAATAGGAGATAAAAGAGATGATCGACGATTCGAGCCCCCGACGGGGAGGTTCACAAACTTCACCCCCCTGAATACCTCGATTGATCAGTTCTTGATGCAGATCAAAGACGAAGGAGCCTTAACTTTCCTCGGAAAATTGAAGGGTGATCCTAGTAAGAGGCCCAGGGATAAATATTGCTGTTTCCACCGAGACCACGGCCACGGCACATTTTATTGTTATGACTTGAAACAACAGATAGAAGCCCTCATTAGGCAAGGAAAACTGCAAAAATTCGTTGGCAAGGAAGGAACAGAGCAAAACCAAGGAGCACCAGCCCGGAGACAAAACGAGTGA